A window of Streptomyces sp. DG1A-41 contains these coding sequences:
- a CDS encoding aminotransferase class V-fold PLP-dependent enzyme, which translates to MSTPPLASGPEGPRALRPLLDTVLQALDEGTRARGGPLPAGGPDVVAARLREAVGEALPRQGDPRALRTLVRAFAEGAADPAHPLCAAHLHCPPLAIATAADLAASALNPSLDSWDQAPAASELEQLVAGELAREIYGPGADPGTDPGSLITTGGTESNQLALLLAREAYGGSVRLVCGANAHHSLARAAWLLGLPEPVVVPAPAGTLHPAALDEALTQLPGPLLVAVTAGTTDAGLIDPLPEIAARCAAHGARLHIDAAYGGGLLFSDRHRNRLAGLDTADTVTLDLHKLGWQPVAAGILAVKNPHDLTALRHRADYLNADDDTEAGLPDLLGRSLRTTRRPDVLKLAVTLKTLGRNGLGTLVDQVCARAREFAALVDEHPGFELRTRPAISTVLFRPQGATDDTVAVVRRALLTDGRAVLGRARLDGRLWLKATFLNPATEPDDLAALLHLVAARQATLVEGHTPR; encoded by the coding sequence ATGAGCACGCCACCCCTCGCCTCAGGCCCCGAAGGCCCCCGCGCCCTGCGGCCGTTGCTCGACACCGTGCTCCAAGCGCTGGACGAGGGCACCCGGGCGCGCGGCGGGCCGCTGCCGGCGGGCGGGCCGGACGTCGTCGCGGCCCGGCTGCGGGAGGCGGTGGGGGAGGCCCTGCCCCGCCAGGGCGACCCGCGCGCCCTGCGCACCCTGGTCCGCGCGTTCGCCGAGGGCGCCGCCGACCCGGCACACCCCCTGTGCGCCGCCCACCTCCACTGCCCGCCCCTGGCCATCGCCACCGCAGCCGACCTCGCCGCCTCCGCCCTCAACCCCTCCCTCGACTCCTGGGACCAGGCCCCGGCGGCATCGGAACTGGAGCAGCTGGTGGCGGGGGAACTGGCCAGGGAGATCTACGGGCCCGGGGCAGACCCGGGCACGGACCCCGGCTCCCTGATCACCACCGGCGGCACCGAGTCCAACCAGCTCGCCCTCCTCCTCGCACGGGAGGCCTACGGCGGATCCGTGCGGCTGGTGTGCGGGGCGAACGCCCACCACTCGCTGGCCCGGGCCGCCTGGCTGCTCGGACTGCCCGAACCCGTCGTCGTACCCGCCCCGGCCGGCACGCTCCACCCCGCCGCGCTCGACGAAGCCCTCACCCAGCTGCCCGGCCCGCTGCTCGTCGCCGTCACGGCCGGCACCACCGACGCCGGACTCATCGACCCCCTGCCCGAGATCGCCGCTCGCTGCGCGGCCCACGGCGCCCGGCTGCACATCGACGCCGCCTACGGCGGAGGCCTCCTCTTCAGCGACCGCCACCGCAACCGGCTCGCAGGGCTCGACACCGCCGACACCGTCACCCTCGACCTGCACAAACTCGGCTGGCAGCCGGTCGCCGCCGGCATCCTGGCCGTCAAGAACCCCCACGACCTCACCGCCCTGCGGCACCGCGCCGACTACCTCAACGCCGACGACGACACCGAGGCCGGCCTGCCGGACCTTCTCGGCCGGTCCCTGCGCACCACCCGACGCCCCGACGTCCTCAAACTCGCCGTCACCCTCAAGACCCTCGGCCGCAACGGCCTCGGCACGCTCGTCGACCAGGTCTGCGCCCGGGCCCGGGAGTTCGCCGCCCTCGTCGACGAGCACCCCGGCTTCGAACTCCGCACCCGGCCCGCCATCAGCACGGTCCTGTTCCGGCCCCAGGGCGCCACCGACGACACCGTGGCCGTCGTACGCCGCGCACTCCTCACCGACGGCCGCGCCGTCCTCGGCCGGGCCCGCCTCGACGGCCGGCTCTGGCTCAAGGCCACCTTCCTCAACCCCGCCACCGAACCCGACGACCTGGCCGCGCTGCTGCACCTCGTGGCAGCGCGGCAAGCGACACTCGTGGAAGGACACACCCCCCGATGA
- a CDS encoding NAD(P)H-binding protein gives MIVATGPTGNVGRALAERLAAAGQPVRALTRDPQRARLPAGTETVRLDLDEPAVQFEGATKLFLYVQAGGDRTAALLAAARAAGVRHVVLLSSGIIGSGADETHPIHVMHATAEQQVRDSGLEWTFLRPNAFAANAFQWAPQIRTGDTVRGIFADGQSAPIHEDDIAAVAERALLDDGHEGAAHRLTGPEAITNSGQVAAIGRALGRELRFTEISPDEAGPELFPHVPPGMLRALMDTFAESVGTPPETTGTVGEITGQARPFAAWAEDHVDDFKG, from the coding sequence GTGATCGTAGCGACCGGCCCCACCGGAAACGTCGGTCGTGCCCTTGCCGAACGCCTCGCCGCCGCCGGACAGCCCGTGCGGGCGCTCACCCGCGACCCGCAACGTGCCCGCCTGCCCGCGGGCACCGAGACGGTACGACTCGACCTCGACGAGCCGGCCGTCCAGTTCGAAGGCGCCACCAAGCTGTTCCTGTACGTCCAGGCGGGCGGCGACCGCACGGCCGCCCTCCTGGCCGCGGCCCGTGCCGCCGGAGTGCGTCACGTGGTCCTGCTGTCCTCCGGGATCATCGGCTCCGGCGCCGACGAGACCCACCCCATCCACGTCATGCACGCCACCGCCGAGCAGCAGGTTCGCGACAGCGGTCTGGAGTGGACCTTCCTGCGCCCCAACGCATTCGCCGCCAACGCCTTCCAGTGGGCCCCGCAGATCCGCACCGGCGACACCGTCCGAGGCATCTTCGCCGACGGGCAGTCCGCCCCCATCCACGAGGACGACATCGCCGCCGTCGCCGAACGCGCCCTCCTCGACGACGGCCACGAGGGCGCGGCCCACCGCCTCACCGGGCCCGAGGCGATCACCAACTCCGGGCAGGTCGCGGCGATCGGCCGGGCCCTCGGCCGCGAGCTGCGCTTCACCGAGATCTCACCGGACGAGGCGGGCCCCGAACTGTTCCCGCACGTCCCGCCGGGCATGCTCCGGGCCCTGATGGACACCTTCGCCGAGTCGGTCGGCACACCACCGGAAACCACCGGCACGGTAGGGGAGATCACCGGCCAGGCCCGTCCCTTCGCGGCCTGGGCCGAGGACCACGTGGACGACTTCAAGGGCTGA
- the pepN gene encoding aminopeptidase N, producing the protein MSVLTRDEAQTRAGLLDVHRYTIELDLTTGNETFDSRTLIRFSARADGDTFVEVRPAELRSATLDGQPLDPEALDGNRLPLKNLTAGEHELRVHAHMRYSRTGEGMHRFTDPTDGETYVYTQLFMEDVQRVFAAFDQPDLKAVFELSVKAPQGWTVLANGITEHTGDGLWKAAATPLISTYLVAVAAGPWHSVRTEHRGLPFGLHCRRSLAPYLDTDADELLDITRACFDRYHEKFDEPYPFDSYDQAFVPEFNAGAMENPGLVTFRDEFVYRSAVTDTERQTRAMVIAHEMAHMWFGDLVTLKWWDDIWLNESFAEYMGYQTLTEATRFTDTWTDFGVNRKTWGYDADQRPTTHPVAPEAVDDTASALLNFDGISYAKGASALRQLVAWLGDKDFLAGINTHFARHRFANATLADFIDSLAGATERDVHAWADAWLRTTGVDTLTPRIAPGENGTCALTVDRTGSRPHRIAVGLYDRDLGDDGGHLVLRERLHLDLPRTGAQPIGKRPALLLLNDGDLSYAKVRFDPESFETIRKDLSGLPEPLTRAVVWNALRDAVRDGELAPAAYLETARTHLPLETDLAIVQGVLAFASTYITDRYITPEERPTALATLSELCRDLIRRTEDGDNPGLRLIAVRHRIDVTAHPDTIAAWLTDGTVPGGPELDPELRWRVLGRLAVLGATDEAAIAAELERDPSATGLEGAARCRAALPDPEAKARAWQEMFASDHLSNYLFTATAQGFWQPEQADLVRAYVPRYYTDAVDVADRRGPAIAEAAGRWAFPAHAVDPETLRLGEECLRDAAPIPALRRKLADQLDDLARALRVRQGKEV; encoded by the coding sequence ATGTCCGTACTGACGCGCGACGAAGCGCAGACCCGAGCAGGGCTCCTCGACGTCCACCGCTACACGATCGAACTCGACCTGACCACCGGGAACGAGACCTTCGACTCCCGCACCCTGATCAGGTTCAGCGCCCGCGCGGACGGGGACACCTTCGTCGAGGTCAGGCCCGCCGAGCTGCGCTCCGCCACCCTCGACGGACAACCCCTGGACCCGGAAGCCCTGGACGGCAACCGGCTGCCCCTGAAGAACCTCACCGCCGGCGAGCACGAACTGCGCGTGCACGCGCACATGCGCTACTCCCGCACCGGCGAGGGCATGCACCGCTTCACCGACCCCACCGACGGCGAGACCTACGTCTACACCCAACTGTTCATGGAGGACGTCCAGCGCGTCTTCGCCGCCTTCGACCAGCCCGACCTGAAAGCCGTCTTCGAACTGTCGGTGAAGGCCCCGCAGGGCTGGACCGTCCTCGCCAACGGCATCACCGAGCACACCGGCGACGGCCTCTGGAAAGCCGCCGCCACCCCGCTGATCTCCACCTACCTCGTCGCCGTCGCCGCGGGCCCCTGGCACTCCGTGCGCACCGAGCACCGCGGCCTGCCCTTCGGCCTGCACTGCCGCCGCTCGCTGGCCCCCTACCTGGACACCGACGCCGACGAGCTCCTCGACATCACGCGCGCGTGCTTCGACCGCTACCACGAGAAGTTCGACGAGCCGTACCCCTTCGACTCCTACGACCAGGCCTTCGTCCCCGAGTTCAACGCGGGCGCCATGGAGAACCCCGGACTGGTCACCTTCCGCGACGAGTTCGTCTACCGCTCCGCCGTCACCGACACCGAACGCCAGACCCGCGCCATGGTCATCGCCCACGAGATGGCCCACATGTGGTTCGGCGACCTCGTCACCCTCAAGTGGTGGGACGACATCTGGCTGAACGAGTCCTTCGCCGAGTACATGGGCTACCAGACCCTCACCGAGGCCACCCGCTTCACCGACACCTGGACCGACTTCGGCGTCAACCGCAAGACCTGGGGCTACGACGCAGACCAGCGCCCCACCACCCACCCCGTCGCCCCCGAAGCAGTCGACGACACCGCCTCCGCGCTGCTCAACTTCGACGGCATCTCCTACGCCAAGGGCGCCAGCGCCCTGCGGCAACTGGTCGCCTGGCTCGGCGACAAGGACTTCCTGGCCGGCATCAACACCCACTTCGCCCGGCACAGGTTCGCCAACGCCACCCTCGCCGATTTCATCGACTCCCTCGCCGGCGCCACCGAACGCGACGTCCACGCCTGGGCCGACGCCTGGCTGCGCACGACCGGCGTCGACACCCTCACCCCACGCATCGCCCCCGGCGAGAACGGCACCTGTGCCCTCACCGTCGACCGCACCGGCAGCCGCCCGCACCGCATCGCCGTTGGCCTCTACGACCGGGACCTCGGCGACGACGGCGGACACCTCGTCCTGCGCGAACGCCTCCACCTGGACCTGCCGCGGACCGGCGCCCAGCCCATCGGCAAGCGCCCCGCGCTGCTCCTCCTCAACGACGGCGACCTCAGCTACGCCAAGGTCCGCTTCGACCCCGAGTCCTTCGAGACCATCCGCAAGGACCTGTCCGGCCTGCCCGAACCCCTCACCCGCGCGGTCGTCTGGAACGCCCTGCGCGACGCCGTCCGCGACGGCGAACTGGCGCCCGCCGCCTACCTGGAGACCGCCCGGACCCATCTCCCTCTGGAGACCGACCTCGCGATCGTCCAGGGCGTGCTCGCCTTCGCGTCCACGTACATCACCGACCGCTACATCACGCCCGAGGAGCGGCCCACCGCACTCGCCACACTCTCCGAGCTGTGCCGCGACCTCATCCGCCGCACCGAGGACGGCGACAACCCCGGTCTGCGCCTGATCGCCGTACGCCACCGCATCGACGTCACCGCCCACCCGGACACCATCGCCGCCTGGCTCACCGACGGCACCGTGCCCGGCGGCCCGGAGCTCGACCCCGAGCTGCGCTGGCGCGTCCTGGGCAGGCTCGCCGTCCTCGGCGCCACCGACGAGGCCGCCATCGCCGCCGAACTGGAACGCGACCCGAGCGCCACCGGCCTGGAAGGCGCCGCCCGCTGCCGGGCCGCCCTGCCCGACCCGGAGGCCAAGGCTCGCGCCTGGCAGGAGATGTTCGCCTCCGACCACCTGTCCAACTACCTGTTCACCGCCACCGCCCAGGGCTTCTGGCAGCCCGAACAGGCCGACCTGGTACGCGCGTACGTTCCCCGCTACTACACGGACGCGGTCGACGTCGCCGACCGCCGCGGCCCCGCCATCGCCGAAGCCGCCGGCCGCTGGGCCTTCCCCGCGCACGCCGTCGACCCCGAGACCCTCCGCCTCGGCGAGGAGTGCCTGCGCGACGCCGCACCGATCCCGGCGCTGCGCCGCAAGCTCGCCGACCAACTCGACGATCTGGCACGGGCGCTGCGGGTCCGCCAGGGCAAGGAGGTCTAG
- a CDS encoding response regulator, whose protein sequence is MPSDTRILIVDDHEDTLYALESALAPLGYLLGRATSGDEALKQVLRGQVGLLLLDVRMPGVSGLEVVRYMRRVEQTQHIPVILLTGFGPDQELSTTAFGLGVADLVMKPVDPWALRTKVRYLYDAHQHHLALEQEVRRLRARVREHTETAPRSQRPGLSYTETAPHPERPGLSYTETASHPRPPALPHPDVLVPPQRPMGAHAGELEKDRT, encoded by the coding sequence ATGCCGTCGGATACCAGGATCCTCATCGTCGACGACCACGAGGACACGCTGTACGCACTCGAGAGCGCCCTGGCCCCGCTGGGCTATCTGCTCGGCCGGGCCACCAGCGGCGACGAGGCGCTCAAGCAGGTACTGCGCGGCCAGGTCGGCCTGCTCCTGCTCGACGTGCGCATGCCCGGCGTCAGCGGACTCGAGGTCGTGCGCTACATGCGGCGCGTGGAACAGACCCAGCACATCCCGGTGATCCTGCTCACCGGCTTCGGCCCCGACCAGGAACTGAGCACCACCGCCTTCGGCCTCGGCGTCGCCGACCTCGTCATGAAACCCGTGGACCCCTGGGCCCTGCGCACCAAGGTCCGCTACCTCTACGACGCTCACCAGCACCACCTCGCCCTGGAACAGGAGGTGCGCCGACTGCGCGCCCGAGTCCGGGAGCACACCGAGACCGCCCCACGCTCCCAGCGGCCCGGCCTGTCGTACACCGAGACCGCCCCGCACCCCGAACGGCCCGGCCTGTCGTACACCGAGACCGCCTCACACCCCCGGCCGCCCGCCCTGCCCCACCCCGACGTGCTTGTGCCGCCCCAGCGGCCCATGGGGGCGCACGCCGGGGAGCTCGAAAAGGACCGCACATAG
- a CDS encoding chorismate mutase, translated as MTTSNTGTGDVDPAVREELARLRDSIDNIDAAVVHMLAERFKCTQQVGLLKARHQLPPADPAREARQIARLRALAENAKLDPAFAEKFLNFIVAEVIRHHERIADEELNGSAPGRN; from the coding sequence ATGACCACCAGCAACACCGGCACCGGTGACGTCGACCCTGCCGTCCGTGAGGAACTCGCCCGCCTGCGCGACAGCATCGACAACATCGACGCGGCCGTCGTCCACATGCTCGCCGAGCGCTTCAAGTGCACCCAGCAGGTCGGCCTCCTCAAGGCCCGGCATCAGCTGCCGCCCGCCGACCCGGCCCGTGAGGCCCGCCAGATCGCCCGGCTGCGCGCGCTCGCCGAGAACGCCAAACTGGACCCGGCCTTCGCGGAGAAGTTCCTGAACTTCATCGTCGCCGAGGTCATCCGCCACCACGAGCGCATCGCAGACGAGGAACTCAACGGCTCGGCGCCCGGCCGCAACTGA
- a CDS encoding GNAT family N-acetyltransferase: MTSEQRSVAASLQVGGQDDELEKRLDEELTAFNNAAAGATTEPLSVRVTDETGDLIGGLTAWTWGSLCSVDMLWVRADQRHAGWGGRLMRAAEAEAVRRGCTDMIVSTYSFQAPGFYPRLGFRERARIEGLPGGHEDVYFHKRLSGASTNG; this comes from the coding sequence GTGACCAGCGAACAGCGCTCCGTCGCCGCCTCGCTCCAGGTGGGCGGCCAGGACGACGAACTCGAGAAGCGGCTCGACGAGGAGCTGACCGCCTTCAACAACGCCGCCGCCGGTGCCACGACCGAGCCGCTCTCCGTCCGCGTCACCGACGAGACCGGCGATCTGATCGGCGGGCTCACCGCCTGGACCTGGGGCAGCCTGTGCTCCGTGGACATGCTCTGGGTGCGCGCGGACCAGCGGCATGCCGGCTGGGGCGGCCGGCTGATGCGCGCCGCGGAGGCCGAAGCCGTCCGGCGCGGCTGCACGGACATGATCGTCTCCACGTACAGCTTCCAGGCGCCCGGCTTCTACCCGCGGCTCGGCTTCCGGGAACGGGCCCGCATCGAGGGCCTGCCCGGCGGACACGAGGACGTCTACTTCCACAAGCGGCTGAGCGGCGCTTCCACAAACGGCTGA
- a CDS encoding SDR family oxidoreductase, giving the protein MSGICDGRVVVVTGAGRGLGRAHALAFAAEGARLVVNDLGVGLDGTPGADGTPGPGPRSPAARVAEEIRAAGGEAVPHGGDIATTEGAASLVRTALETYGRLDTLVNNAGFLRDRMLVNLDEDDFEAVVRVHLKGHFLPLRHAAAHWRSEAKAGRPPEARIVNTSSGAGLLGSVGQGNYSAAKAGIVALTLVAAAELRRYGVQVNAIAPAARTRMTERAFADTMAAPDSGFDAMAPENVSPLVVWLGSAASAGVTGRVFEAEGGRITVMEGWRPGPSLDKGERWAPAEAGEAARKLLAEAVDPGRVYGA; this is encoded by the coding sequence ATGAGCGGAATCTGCGACGGGCGGGTCGTCGTCGTCACCGGCGCGGGCCGCGGGCTCGGCCGCGCCCACGCCCTCGCGTTCGCCGCCGAGGGCGCGCGGCTCGTCGTCAACGACCTCGGCGTCGGCCTCGACGGCACCCCCGGAGCCGACGGGACGCCCGGCCCCGGACCCCGCAGCCCGGCCGCCCGCGTCGCCGAGGAGATCCGCGCGGCGGGCGGCGAGGCGGTGCCGCACGGCGGCGACATCGCCACCACCGAGGGCGCCGCCTCCCTCGTCCGGACGGCCCTGGAGACGTACGGCAGGCTCGACACGCTCGTCAACAACGCGGGCTTCCTGCGCGACCGGATGCTCGTCAACCTCGACGAGGACGACTTCGAGGCCGTCGTACGCGTCCACCTCAAGGGCCACTTCCTGCCCCTGCGGCACGCCGCCGCACACTGGCGGTCCGAGGCCAAGGCGGGCCGCCCGCCCGAAGCCCGGATCGTCAACACGAGCAGCGGCGCGGGCCTGCTGGGCTCGGTCGGCCAGGGCAACTACAGCGCCGCCAAGGCCGGGATCGTCGCCCTGACCCTGGTTGCGGCGGCCGAACTGCGCCGCTACGGCGTCCAGGTCAACGCGATCGCCCCCGCCGCCCGGACCCGCATGACGGAGCGCGCCTTCGCCGACACCATGGCGGCACCCGACTCGGGCTTCGACGCGATGGCCCCGGAGAACGTCTCCCCCCTGGTCGTCTGGCTCGGCTCGGCCGCGAGCGCGGGGGTGACGGGCCGGGTCTTCGAGGCGGAGGGCGGCCGGATCACGGTGATGGAGGGCTGGCGCCCGGGCCCGAGCCTGGACAAGGGCGAGCGGTGGGCCCCGGCGGAGGCGGGGGAGGCGGCGCGGAAACTCCTGGCGGAGGCGGTCGATCCCGGGCGCGTGTACGGGGCGTAG
- a CDS encoding SDR family oxidoreductase: MELDGKVAVVTGGTRGVGAGIARAFVRAGAEVVVCARRPPEVPVPGTEFLPLDVRDAEAVRRLCGELPRLDVLVNNAGGGPHRPLTHAGADRHARVVELNLVAPLTVSLAAYEHLRRARGSIVMIGSVSGGRPSPGTAAYGAAKAGLENLARSMAVEWAPDIRVNTLVAGMVRTELSHLHYGDQDGVAAVARTVPLGRLAEPSDVGRAAVFLASDAAAYISGASLLVHGGGERPAFLDASTVNDVSTVNDVSTADDASTTNDASTANKGT, translated from the coding sequence ATGGAGCTGGACGGGAAGGTCGCCGTCGTCACGGGCGGGACCCGGGGCGTCGGTGCCGGCATCGCGCGTGCCTTCGTGCGGGCGGGCGCCGAGGTCGTGGTCTGTGCCCGTCGGCCGCCGGAAGTGCCGGTGCCCGGAACGGAGTTCCTGCCGCTGGACGTCCGGGACGCCGAGGCCGTCCGGCGCCTGTGCGGCGAGCTGCCCCGGCTGGACGTCCTCGTCAACAACGCGGGCGGAGGCCCCCACCGCCCGCTCACCCACGCCGGCGCCGACCGGCACGCGCGCGTGGTGGAGCTCAACCTCGTGGCTCCGCTGACCGTGTCCCTCGCCGCGTACGAGCACCTCCGGCGGGCCAGGGGCTCCATCGTCATGATCGGCAGCGTCAGCGGAGGCCGCCCCTCCCCGGGGACCGCCGCCTATGGCGCCGCCAAGGCGGGCCTGGAGAACCTCGCCCGCTCGATGGCCGTGGAGTGGGCGCCCGACATCCGGGTCAACACCCTCGTCGCCGGCATGGTCCGCACCGAACTGTCCCACCTCCACTACGGCGACCAGGACGGCGTCGCCGCCGTCGCCCGCACCGTCCCGCTCGGCCGTCTCGCCGAGCCGTCCGACGTCGGCCGGGCCGCGGTCTTCCTCGCCTCGGACGCCGCCGCCTACATCAGCGGGGCGAGTCTGCTCGTCCACGGGGGCGGGGAGCGCCCCGCGTTCCTGGACGCCTCGACCGTGAACGACGTCTCGACCGTGAACGACGTCTCGACTGCGGACGACGCTTCGACCACGAACGACGCCTCGACCGCGAACAAGGGGACCTGA
- a CDS encoding enoyl-CoA hydratase family protein, which produces MGVSTSCGEKGIAVVTVDFPPVNALPVAGWFALADAMRAAGRGPEVRCVVLTAEGRGFNAGVDIKELQKDGNSALIGANHACAEAFAAVYDCAVPVVAAVHGFCLGGGIGLVGNADVIVASEDAVFGLPELDRGALGAATHLARLVPQHLMRALYYTSRTATAAELHAHGSVWRVVPRGELRPAALELAREIAAKDGQLLRLAKAALNGIDPVDVRRSYRFEQGFTFEAGLSGVGARVRGTFGKGGA; this is translated from the coding sequence ATGGGTGTCTCCACCTCGTGCGGAGAAAAGGGCATAGCCGTCGTCACGGTCGACTTCCCGCCGGTGAACGCCCTGCCGGTGGCCGGCTGGTTCGCCCTGGCCGACGCGATGCGCGCGGCCGGGCGCGGCCCGGAGGTGCGGTGCGTGGTGCTGACGGCCGAGGGGCGCGGGTTCAACGCGGGCGTGGACATCAAGGAGTTGCAGAAGGATGGGAACAGTGCGCTGATCGGCGCCAACCACGCCTGCGCGGAGGCCTTCGCCGCGGTGTACGACTGCGCCGTGCCGGTCGTGGCGGCGGTGCACGGTTTCTGCCTGGGCGGCGGTATCGGGCTGGTGGGCAACGCGGACGTGATCGTGGCGAGCGAGGACGCCGTCTTCGGGCTGCCCGAGCTGGACCGGGGCGCGCTGGGCGCGGCCACCCATCTGGCCCGGCTGGTCCCCCAGCACCTGATGCGCGCCCTGTATTACACCTCGCGCACGGCGACCGCGGCCGAGTTGCACGCGCACGGCTCGGTGTGGCGGGTGGTGCCGCGCGGCGAACTGCGCCCGGCCGCCCTGGAACTGGCCCGCGAGATCGCCGCCAAGGACGGGCAGCTGTTGCGCCTGGCCAAGGCCGCCCTCAACGGCATCGATCCGGTCGACGTGCGCCGCAGCTACCGCTTCGAGCAGGGCTTCACCTTCGAGGCGGGTCTCAGCGGGGTGGGCGCGCGGGTGCGCGGCACCTTCGGCAAGGGGGGAGCGTGA
- a CDS encoding CoA-transferase, whose product MRDKTMTADEAVSRLSSGMTLGIGGWGSRRKPMALVRALLRSRITDLTVVSYGGPDVGMLAAAGRIRKLVTAFVTLDSIPLEPHYRAARERGAFALTEIDEAMFLWGLQAAANRLPFLPVRAGLGSDVMRVNPDLRTVTSPYEDGETFVAMPALRLDAALVHMNRADRLGNGQYLGPDPYFDDLFCEAADTAYVSCERIVDTAELTKAAAPQTLLVKRHTVTGVVEAPHGAHFTSCAPDYGRDEAFQKTYATTPWPEFAARFLAEDEQAYQSAVGEGT is encoded by the coding sequence ATGAGGGACAAGACGATGACGGCCGACGAGGCCGTGTCCCGACTGTCCAGCGGCATGACCCTCGGCATCGGCGGCTGGGGCTCGCGCCGCAAGCCGATGGCCCTGGTGAGAGCACTGCTCCGGTCCCGTATCACCGATCTCACGGTCGTCTCGTACGGCGGCCCGGACGTCGGCATGCTGGCCGCCGCCGGGCGGATCCGGAAGCTGGTCACGGCCTTCGTCACCCTCGACTCGATCCCCCTGGAGCCGCACTACCGCGCGGCCCGCGAGCGTGGCGCCTTCGCGCTGACGGAGATCGACGAGGCGATGTTCCTGTGGGGCCTGCAAGCGGCGGCGAACCGGCTGCCGTTCCTGCCGGTGCGGGCCGGCCTCGGCTCGGACGTGATGCGGGTCAACCCCGATTTACGGACGGTCACTTCGCCCTACGAGGACGGGGAGACGTTCGTGGCGATGCCCGCCCTGCGGCTCGACGCGGCCCTGGTGCACATGAACCGCGCCGACCGGCTGGGCAACGGCCAGTACCTGGGCCCGGACCCGTACTTCGACGACCTGTTCTGCGAGGCGGCGGACACGGCGTACGTCAGCTGCGAACGGATCGTCGACACGGCCGAGCTGACGAAGGCGGCGGCGCCGCAGACCCTGCTGGTCAAGCGGCACACGGTGACGGGCGTCGTGGAGGCCCCGCACGGGGCGCACTTCACGTCCTGCGCGCCCGACTACGGCCGGGACGAGGCCTTCCAGAAGACGTACGCGACGACACCCTGGCCGGAGTTCGCGGCCCGGTTCCTCGCCGAGGACGAGCAGGCGTACCAGTCGGCCGTCGGGGAGGGGACATGA
- a CDS encoding CoA-transferase, translating to MTGATRAEYCVIACAEAWRGDGEVLASPMGLIPSLGARLARLTFAPDLLLTDGEALLVRPDGTTEGWLPYRQHLALVMGGRRHVMMGASQIDRFGNQNISCIGDWERPRRQLLGVRGAPVNTLNHPTSYWIPRHSRRVFVERVDMVCGVGYDHAAGACHHRIPRVVSDLGVFDFVTPDHSMRLASLHPGVTAEQVREATGCELTVPDEVPPTREPTAEELRLIREVVDPAGTRTREVAS from the coding sequence ATGACCGGGGCCACCCGCGCGGAGTACTGCGTGATCGCGTGCGCCGAGGCCTGGCGGGGCGACGGCGAGGTGCTCGCGAGCCCCATGGGGCTGATCCCCTCCCTCGGGGCCCGGCTCGCCCGGCTCACCTTCGCGCCGGACCTGCTGCTGACCGACGGCGAGGCGCTGCTGGTCCGCCCGGACGGGACGACGGAGGGCTGGCTGCCGTACCGGCAGCATCTGGCCCTGGTCATGGGCGGCCGGCGGCACGTGATGATGGGCGCGAGCCAGATCGACCGGTTCGGCAACCAGAACATCTCGTGCATCGGCGACTGGGAGCGGCCGAGGCGGCAGCTGCTCGGGGTGCGCGGCGCGCCGGTCAACACCCTCAACCATCCGACCAGTTACTGGATCCCGAGGCATTCCCGGCGGGTCTTCGTCGAGCGGGTCGACATGGTCTGCGGCGTCGGGTACGACCACGCGGCCGGCGCGTGTCACCACCGCATCCCGCGGGTCGTCTCCGACCTGGGTGTCTTCGACTTCGTCACCCCCGACCACTCGATGCGGCTGGCCTCGCTGCACCCGGGTGTCACGGCGGAGCAGGTCAGGGAGGCGACGGGCTGTGAACTGACCGTCCCGGACGAGGTGCCGCCGACCCGTGAGCCGACCGCGGAGGAGCTCCGGCTGATCCGCGAGGTCGTCGACCCGGCCGGCACTCGGACCAGGGAGGTCGCCTCGTGA